In a genomic window of Streptomyces pristinaespiralis:
- a CDS encoding S1 family peptidase, whose product MSHRRIPKRKAVLAGAGAVGIAAAAVLLPHANASQSGSGSGPEADPRTLSAAAAQDLVSELGPQLGDAYAGAYYDAQKQQVVVNVVGDSNSVIVQVNEAGAVARPVENSMGQLKAAADTLAEKAAVPGTAWAVDPRTNQLLVTADRTVAGDDWNRLESTVKSLGSGMARIQKSAGVFKPFLEGGDAIFGGGSRCSLGFNVTTGDGQPGFLTAGHCGVADDQWSEDPNGAPIGTVQAATFPGEGDFALVTYDDPATVAPGTVDLGNGQTLDIVGADDAAVGQEVFRMGSTTGLNSGQVTGLNATVNYPEGTVTGLIQTNVCAEPGDSGGALFTRDGAAIGLTSGGSGDCTSGGETFFQPVTTALAAVGAEITTGDGGDGGGAADQGQGQQQDGQDQGQGDQDGQDQQQEGQNQDGQDQQEGQNQDGQDQQQGGFDGT is encoded by the coding sequence TTGAGTCACAGGCGAATACCCAAGCGAAAGGCCGTGCTTGCAGGAGCCGGGGCGGTGGGCATCGCCGCGGCCGCCGTGCTGCTGCCGCACGCCAACGCATCGCAGTCCGGCTCCGGTTCCGGGCCGGAGGCCGACCCGAGAACCCTGAGCGCCGCGGCGGCCCAGGACCTCGTCTCGGAACTGGGCCCCCAGCTCGGTGACGCGTATGCAGGTGCGTACTACGACGCGCAGAAACAGCAGGTCGTCGTCAACGTCGTCGGTGACAGCAACAGCGTCATCGTTCAGGTCAACGAGGCCGGCGCCGTCGCGCGGCCCGTCGAGAACAGCATGGGGCAGCTGAAAGCGGCGGCGGACACGCTGGCCGAGAAGGCCGCGGTCCCGGGCACGGCCTGGGCCGTCGACCCCAGGACCAACCAGCTCCTGGTCACGGCCGACCGCACGGTCGCCGGTGACGACTGGAACCGGCTGGAGTCGACCGTGAAATCGCTCGGCTCCGGGATGGCCCGGATCCAGAAGTCCGCGGGCGTGTTCAAGCCCTTCCTCGAGGGAGGTGACGCCATCTTCGGTGGCGGGTCCCGCTGTTCCCTCGGCTTCAACGTGACCACGGGCGACGGGCAGCCCGGCTTCCTCACCGCCGGACACTGCGGCGTCGCCGACGACCAGTGGTCCGAGGACCCGAACGGCGCGCCCATCGGTACGGTGCAGGCGGCGACGTTCCCCGGGGAGGGAGACTTCGCGCTCGTCACGTACGACGACCCCGCGACCGTCGCCCCGGGCACGGTCGACCTCGGCAACGGCCAGACCCTGGACATCGTGGGCGCCGACGACGCGGCGGTCGGCCAGGAAGTGTTCCGCATGGGCAGCACCACGGGCCTGAACAGCGGCCAGGTCACCGGACTGAACGCCACCGTGAACTACCCGGAGGGCACGGTCACCGGTCTCATCCAGACGAACGTGTGCGCGGAGCCGGGTGACAGCGGCGGGGCCCTGTTCACCCGCGACGGCGCCGCGATCGGGCTGACCTCGGGCGGCAGCGGAGACTGCACGTCGGGCGGCGAGACGTTCTTCCAGCCGGTGACGACGGCCCTCGCGGCGGTCGGCGCGGAGATCACCACGGGTGACGGCGGCGACGGCGGCGGCGCGGCCGACCAGGGCCAGGGCCAGCAGCAGGACGGCCAGGACCAGGGCCAGGGCGACCAGGACGGCCAGGACCAGCAGCAGGAGGGCCAGAACCAGGACGGTCAGGACCAGCAGGAGGGCCAGAACCAGGACGGTCAGGACCAGCAGCAGGGAGGGTTCGACGGCACCTGA
- a CDS encoding polysaccharide deacetylase family protein, translated as MIRSVLRITGLTAAGAALVGCGASGSPVSAPTSPPPRPAASATHETAPTMAPGPGGHTPVFMRAAAAEGDAAKTVALTFDADMTADQGPRAERGERFDNPALIETLRTLKVPSTVFMTGRWAEEYPAQAKAIGTDSLFEIANHSYSHHAFSSPCYGLPEIGAKDMLTDVRRAFAAFEKAGARNVVPYFRFPGGCYDDTALRALAPAGVTAVQWDVVSGDAFASDADAVAEQVLGGVRPGSLVVMHCTRSAAPVTQEAVRRIVPELRRRGYRFVKVSELMR; from the coding sequence ATGATCAGATCTGTACTAAGAATTACCGGTTTGACGGCCGCGGGTGCCGCACTCGTCGGCTGCGGCGCCTCGGGCAGTCCCGTCTCCGCACCTACGTCGCCGCCGCCGCGTCCGGCCGCCTCCGCCACCCACGAGACCGCTCCGACCATGGCTCCCGGGCCCGGCGGGCACACCCCCGTGTTCATGCGCGCGGCGGCCGCCGAGGGCGACGCCGCGAAGACCGTCGCACTCACCTTCGACGCCGACATGACCGCCGATCAGGGCCCGCGCGCCGAGCGGGGCGAACGGTTCGACAACCCCGCGCTGATCGAGACCCTGCGGACCCTGAAGGTGCCCTCGACCGTCTTCATGACGGGCCGCTGGGCGGAGGAGTACCCGGCCCAGGCGAAGGCCATCGGCACCGATTCCCTCTTCGAGATCGCGAACCACTCCTACAGCCATCACGCGTTCAGCTCCCCCTGCTACGGGCTCCCTGAGATCGGCGCGAAGGACATGCTCACCGATGTGCGGCGGGCCTTCGCGGCGTTCGAGAAGGCCGGAGCGCGCAACGTGGTGCCGTACTTCCGCTTCCCCGGCGGCTGTTACGACGACACGGCACTACGGGCCCTCGCGCCGGCCGGGGTCACCGCGGTGCAGTGGGACGTCGTCAGCGGTGACGCGTTCGCCTCCGACGCGGACGCCGTCGCCGAGCAGGTGCTCGGCGGGGTGAGACCCGGCTCGCTCGTCGTCATGCACTGCACCCGCAGCGCCGCCCCGGTCACGCAGGAGGCGGTCCGCCGGATCGTCCCGGAACTGCGCCGGCGCGGGTACCGGTTCGTCAAGGTCTCGGAACTGATGCGATAG
- a CDS encoding FtsX-like permease family protein — protein MRATLRWAHADFRAHRGEALFVVLASAGIIASLLLAGALFSYAANPWQRIFNQSQGAHIWLQTRPGADPAALSRLDGVDSLSGPYRTAATTVESRGARAAVALRATGVRPPGTGRPLVTSGSWLAPQDGGAARAVVLESSVARSLWAEPGDTVRVTGQDGAVRTLRVTGVAEAAEPPYRAGGGPGIGWVLPETLDGIAPGDTGQSVGLRLADSGDTDFMVQRAVTLLGADRVAQVTKWQQARAEAGGDDRLLGQLFAVFGLGALLAAALAASGAIGARVRGQLRDIAVLKAVGFTPGQVVRGFLVQHLAFALLGVALGTTAIAFLGARIPGRIGDAAALWQDLPGYTALMIGLPCGAVLLIAAATGLAAWRAGRVPPVPVARAAQPSAAPMTALGRRALGLRMPPALVLGWRSAFPRRGRTAVAVGRLALPLVLITVALVAWSTLDQFRGRPAQMGLPAALTVRAEQPGGPTEDELRQILAGVPEVAAVHPGAEMAALVPGQTGTITLRGLGTAEDPYPSAVAEGRAARGQDEAVAGQGLLDLLGVRVGDWVRMTVEGRPQILHIVGRSIEPESGGRIISTTVDALRERDPGLRPDFHALVLTDGADPRSVSSALDGAAGGALEIRETPNPADRLEPARGVIAALIAVLALIGLTELLTLIGTGVRDRGRDLLALKAIGLTPRQIGSVIVTAAGLTALASALAGTALGALFGMWLVDAQGSSSGMGAGIAHLPPWPVLVAVVAGAVLGAVAAASLPATRTARRRLADSLSETL, from the coding sequence ATGCGGGCCACTCTGCGCTGGGCTCACGCCGACTTCCGCGCACACCGCGGCGAGGCCCTCTTCGTCGTCCTCGCCAGCGCCGGGATCATCGCCTCCCTGCTGCTGGCCGGCGCCCTGTTCAGCTACGCCGCCAACCCCTGGCAGCGGATCTTCAACCAGTCCCAGGGCGCCCACATCTGGCTGCAGACCCGGCCGGGCGCCGACCCGGCGGCCCTGTCCCGGCTCGACGGTGTCGACTCCCTCTCCGGCCCCTACCGGACCGCCGCCACCACCGTCGAATCACGCGGCGCGCGGGCGGCGGTCGCCCTGCGGGCGACGGGCGTCCGGCCGCCCGGGACCGGGCGGCCGCTGGTCACCTCGGGAAGCTGGCTCGCCCCGCAGGACGGCGGCGCGGCCCGCGCCGTCGTGCTGGAGAGCTCGGTCGCCCGCTCGCTGTGGGCCGAACCCGGCGACACGGTGCGCGTCACCGGACAGGACGGGGCGGTGCGCACCCTGCGCGTGACCGGCGTCGCCGAGGCGGCGGAACCGCCCTACCGTGCGGGCGGCGGGCCAGGGATCGGCTGGGTCCTGCCGGAGACCCTCGACGGGATCGCCCCCGGCGACACCGGGCAGAGCGTGGGTCTGCGGCTGGCGGACTCCGGCGACACCGACTTCATGGTCCAGCGGGCGGTGACCCTGCTGGGCGCCGACCGGGTCGCCCAGGTCACCAAGTGGCAGCAGGCCAGGGCGGAGGCCGGCGGCGACGACCGGCTCCTCGGTCAGCTGTTCGCCGTGTTCGGGCTCGGTGCGCTGCTGGCGGCCGCCCTCGCCGCGTCCGGGGCGATCGGCGCCCGGGTCCGCGGCCAGCTGCGGGACATCGCCGTACTCAAGGCGGTGGGATTCACACCCGGTCAGGTCGTACGCGGCTTCCTCGTCCAGCACCTGGCGTTCGCCCTGCTCGGGGTGGCGCTCGGTACGACGGCCATCGCCTTCCTGGGCGCGCGGATACCGGGCCGGATCGGCGACGCGGCCGCCCTCTGGCAGGACCTGCCCGGATACACGGCGCTCATGATCGGTCTGCCGTGCGGCGCCGTCCTGCTGATCGCGGCGGCGACCGGGCTCGCGGCCTGGCGCGCCGGGCGGGTGCCGCCGGTCCCGGTGGCCCGGGCGGCGCAGCCGTCCGCCGCGCCGATGACCGCGCTGGGCCGCAGGGCGCTCGGCCTGCGGATGCCGCCCGCGCTGGTGCTGGGCTGGCGCTCGGCCTTCCCGCGCCGGGGCCGTACGGCCGTCGCCGTGGGGCGCCTCGCGCTGCCGCTCGTACTGATCACCGTCGCGCTGGTCGCCTGGTCGACGCTCGACCAGTTCCGCGGCCGGCCCGCGCAGATGGGGCTGCCCGCGGCCCTGACCGTACGGGCGGAGCAGCCCGGCGGCCCCACGGAGGACGAGCTGCGGCAAATCCTCGCCGGGGTCCCGGAGGTCGCCGCCGTCCATCCCGGCGCCGAGATGGCGGCCCTCGTCCCCGGGCAGACCGGGACGATCACCCTGCGCGGGCTCGGCACCGCGGAGGACCCCTATCCGTCGGCCGTGGCCGAGGGACGCGCGGCCCGCGGACAGGACGAGGCGGTGGCCGGGCAGGGGCTCCTCGACCTGCTCGGGGTGCGTGTGGGCGACTGGGTGCGGATGACCGTCGAGGGCAGGCCGCAGATCCTGCACATCGTGGGACGCAGCATCGAGCCCGAGTCCGGCGGGCGGATCATCTCCACGACGGTCGACGCCCTGCGGGAACGCGACCCGGGGCTGCGGCCCGACTTCCACGCGCTGGTGCTCACGGACGGGGCGGACCCGCGGTCGGTGAGCTCCGCGCTCGACGGGGCGGCGGGCGGCGCCCTGGAGATCCGCGAGACGCCCAACCCCGCGGACCGGCTGGAACCGGCGCGCGGCGTGATCGCAGCCCTGATCGCCGTCCTGGCCCTGATCGGTCTCACCGAGCTGCTGACACTGATCGGCACCGGGGTCCGCGACCGCGGCCGGGACCTGCTCGCGCTGAAGGCGATCGGGCTGACGCCCCGGCAGATCGGCTCGGTCATCGTGACCGCCGCAGGGCTGACCGCGCTGGCGTCGGCGCTGGCGGGAACGGCACTCGGCGCGCTCTTCGGCATGTGGCTGGTGGACGCCCAGGGCAGTTCGAGCGGGATGGGGGCGGGGATCGCCCATCTGCCCCCGTGGCCGGTGCTGGTGGCGGTCGTCGCCGGCGCGGTGCTCGGGGCGGTGGCGGCGGCCTCCCTGCCCGCGACGCGGACCGCCCGCCGACGGCTCGCGGACTCGCTGAGCGAGACGCTCTGA
- a CDS encoding PadR family transcriptional regulator, with the protein MRLPLLALLTRGPAHGYELKQDLEKLLGAAYPQPNVGQIYVTLGRLEKSGLIDGEDVEQSGRPNKRTYRLTDAGREAVQAWFEETTDEPRVRDEFFMKLALAPESGLADPVALINKQRRQYLNTMRDLSKLAAAEDRDNRISQLLIEGAMLHLQADLDWLERCQEELE; encoded by the coding sequence GTGCGGCTGCCGCTCCTGGCACTGCTCACCCGTGGCCCGGCGCATGGTTACGAGCTGAAGCAGGACCTTGAGAAGCTCCTGGGCGCCGCGTACCCTCAGCCGAACGTCGGCCAGATCTACGTCACCCTCGGCCGCCTGGAGAAGAGCGGGCTGATCGACGGCGAGGACGTCGAGCAGTCGGGCCGGCCCAACAAGCGCACGTACCGGCTGACCGACGCCGGGCGTGAGGCGGTGCAGGCCTGGTTCGAGGAGACCACCGACGAGCCGCGTGTGCGGGACGAGTTCTTCATGAAGCTCGCCCTGGCGCCGGAGTCGGGGCTCGCCGACCCGGTCGCCCTGATCAACAAGCAGCGGCGGCAGTACCTCAACACCATGCGGGACCTGTCGAAGCTGGCCGCCGCCGAGGACCGGGACAACCGGATCTCCCAACTGCTGATCGAGGGCGCGATGCTGCATCTCCAGGCCGACCTGGACTGGCTGGAGCGCTGTCAGGAGGAGCTGGAATGA
- a CDS encoding ABC transporter substrate-binding protein, whose amino-acid sequence MRWMRAAGRALLVVAVLLAGYAGFGARAGGVDPQGRGPMTLATAGDLTDYLSPLLDDWNRTHPEERVTLVELPDSADETRAQMTSELRSGSDRFDVLNIDVAWTSEFAAAGWISPLERDRFPLDSFLRPVVDTATFDGRLFAVPYVTNAGLLYYRKDILEREGARPPRTWAELAHQARTIAPKYGLDGYAGQFLPYEGLTVNVAEAVHSAGGSILRDDGERVTVDSAAARAGLTFLADGVRQGWIPREALGYKEEESRQAFQDGRLLFLRNWPYVYADAGAEGSKVAGKFGAVPLPGPHGPGTSVLGGSNLAVSAHSRHPASAADLIAYLTSERVQRQVLTEGSLPPVRAALYEDPELIKAHPYLPTLRQSVLSAVPRPKSPRYDQVSLAVQAVAQDVMALRQTPAEAVARLARELGAISRRG is encoded by the coding sequence ATGCGGTGGATGCGTGCCGCGGGTAGAGCTCTCCTGGTCGTGGCGGTGCTGCTGGCCGGGTACGCCGGTTTCGGCGCCCGGGCCGGGGGCGTGGACCCTCAGGGCCGCGGACCGATGACGCTCGCGACGGCGGGCGATCTCACCGACTACCTCTCGCCGCTTCTCGACGACTGGAACCGCACCCACCCCGAAGAGCGGGTCACGCTGGTCGAACTGCCCGACTCGGCGGACGAGACCCGGGCGCAGATGACCAGCGAACTGCGCTCCGGCAGCGACCGCTTCGACGTGCTGAACATCGACGTGGCCTGGACGTCCGAGTTCGCCGCGGCGGGGTGGATCTCCCCGCTCGAGCGCGACCGGTTCCCGCTGGACAGTTTCCTGCGGCCGGTCGTCGACACCGCCACCTTCGACGGGCGGCTGTTCGCGGTCCCGTACGTCACCAACGCCGGGCTGCTCTACTACCGCAAGGACATCCTCGAACGGGAGGGCGCCCGGCCCCCGCGCACCTGGGCGGAGCTGGCCCACCAGGCCCGTACGATCGCCCCGAAGTACGGCCTGGACGGTTACGCCGGCCAGTTCCTGCCGTACGAAGGGCTCACCGTCAACGTCGCGGAAGCGGTGCACTCCGCGGGCGGCTCGATCCTGCGGGACGACGGGGAGCGGGTCACCGTGGACTCCGCCGCGGCGCGGGCCGGCCTGACGTTCCTCGCGGACGGGGTGCGCCAGGGATGGATCCCCCGGGAGGCTCTCGGCTACAAGGAGGAGGAGTCGCGGCAGGCGTTCCAGGACGGCCGGCTGCTCTTCCTGCGGAACTGGCCCTATGTCTACGCGGACGCGGGCGCCGAGGGCTCGAAGGTGGCGGGGAAGTTCGGCGCCGTGCCGCTGCCCGGCCCCCACGGGCCCGGCACCAGTGTGCTGGGGGGCTCCAACCTCGCCGTCAGCGCCCACTCGCGGCACCCGGCGTCGGCCGCGGACCTGATCGCCTACCTCACCAGTGAGCGGGTTCAGCGGCAGGTGCTCACCGAGGGCTCGCTGCCGCCGGTGCGCGCGGCGCTGTACGAGGACCCGGAGCTGATCAAGGCCCATCCCTATCTGCCGACGCTGCGCCAGAGCGTGCTGTCGGCGGTGCCACGGCCCAAGAGTCCGCGCTACGACCAGGTCAGCCTGGCGGTGCAGGCGGTGGCGCAGGACGTGATGGCGTTGCGGCAGACGCCTGCCGAGGCCGTCGCGCGGCTCGCGCGCGAGCTGGGGGCGATCTCCCGCAGGGGCTGA
- a CDS encoding AraC family ligand binding domain-containing protein: MAEVPLTAGVLATTADALDVPDDRGGAVWRLTPAARQLDANLVRLPPGTRRPRHVEKDLDVLLCVVHGSGELVTQGVRQELEPGCVAWLPHGMERSVAAGPDGLVYLTAHRRRPGMAIGNVTAAREAAGGVGAAAAPESAGGEPACMLGRICPECDRPADDPGARYCSRCGARLPS; this comes from the coding sequence ATGGCAGAGGTGCCTCTGACGGCGGGTGTGCTCGCCACGACGGCGGACGCTCTCGACGTGCCGGACGACCGCGGCGGTGCCGTGTGGCGGCTGACGCCGGCCGCGCGGCAGCTGGACGCCAACCTCGTACGGCTCCCGCCCGGCACCCGCCGCCCCCGTCATGTCGAGAAGGACCTCGACGTGCTGCTCTGCGTGGTCCACGGCAGCGGCGAGCTCGTGACCCAGGGCGTGCGGCAGGAGCTCGAACCGGGATGCGTGGCCTGGTTGCCGCACGGCATGGAACGCTCCGTCGCCGCCGGTCCGGACGGTCTCGTCTACCTCACGGCGCACCGGCGCCGGCCGGGCATGGCCATCGGGAACGTGACCGCGGCGCGTGAGGCGGCCGGTGGCGTCGGCGCGGCCGCGGCCCCCGAGAGCGCCGGTGGCGAGCCTGCCTGCATGCTCGGCCGCATCTGCCCCGAGTGCGACCGTCCCGCCGACGATCCCGGCGCGCGCTACTGCAGCAGGTGCGGCGCCCGACTGCCCTCATGA
- a CDS encoding ABC transporter ATP-binding protein, which translates to MSHDAASGDRRGPGTGPDPAAETAGPGHGSVPIVRAEGLTKTHHGEGAPVHAVRGVDLTVRPGEFVAVTGPSGAGKSTLLHLIGGLQRPDSGKLWLDGRRVDEYREARWAVLRRRSIGVVFQFFNLVSNLTVADNVELPALLAGASPRAARESRAELLAELGLEGREKSMPGELSGGEQQRVALARALVNHPALLLADEPAGSLDSKGTREVLRLLSRFHQRGQTILMVTHDARMASAADRVISFFDGRIADDARLGGGHRGPAGGVSGVLELKE; encoded by the coding sequence ATGAGCCACGACGCGGCCTCCGGCGACCGCCGGGGACCCGGCACGGGTCCGGACCCGGCCGCGGAGACGGCAGGCCCCGGGCACGGCAGCGTGCCGATCGTGCGCGCGGAGGGCCTGACCAAGACGCACCACGGCGAGGGCGCGCCGGTGCACGCCGTACGGGGCGTGGACCTGACCGTCCGGCCGGGCGAGTTCGTCGCCGTCACCGGGCCGTCCGGCGCCGGGAAGTCGACCCTGCTGCATCTGATCGGCGGCCTCCAGCGGCCCGACAGCGGAAAGCTGTGGCTCGACGGCCGGCGCGTCGACGAGTACCGCGAGGCCCGCTGGGCGGTCCTGCGGCGGCGCAGCATCGGTGTCGTCTTCCAGTTCTTCAACCTGGTCTCCAACCTGACCGTCGCCGACAACGTCGAACTTCCCGCGCTGCTCGCCGGTGCCTCACCCAGGGCCGCCCGCGAGTCCCGGGCCGAACTGCTCGCCGAGCTCGGCCTCGAAGGCCGGGAGAAGTCCATGCCCGGCGAGCTGTCCGGCGGTGAACAGCAGCGCGTCGCACTGGCCCGCGCCCTGGTCAACCACCCTGCCCTGCTCCTCGCCGACGAACCGGCCGGCAGCCTCGACAGCAAGGGCACCCGGGAGGTGCTGCGGCTGCTGTCCCGTTTCCACCAGCGCGGACAGACGATCCTGATGGTCACCCACGACGCCCGGATGGCCAGCGCCGCCGACCGTGTCATCAGCTTCTTCGACGGACGGATCGCCGACGACGCCCGGCTCGGCGGCGGCCACCGCGGCCCGGCCGGCGGAGTGTCCGGCGTGCTCGAACTGAAGGAATGA